The genomic segment ACTCGGTGATACCCCCCGACCCCGTGAAGGTGAGGTTGACCGTCGCACCGGCCACTGTGGATCCGGTTGTCGTGTTTATCAGTGTCAGATTATAATTTCTTCCTCCCTGAAGCACCGTAAGCGGCTGACCGTTCAATTCGGCAGCAAGCCTGTCAGACGTTGACTTGCTGTTCAGCAGGAGTTCGGCATCGAATGCGAGATTCGACGCTTCCGGAACACCCCAGCCGTCAAGCGGGTTCCAGTTTTTTCCTGCACCCTGGAAGTCTGAAGTCCAGTTCTGACCGCCCGGCCAGCCGAAATTCTTCGAAATGGCATACTGATCCCATAAGTTGCCGGCCGGCCCGATCTGCGTGTATGGTGCATACGGCAGATACGGATCGTTTCCAATACGGTATAGAAGCGGTTGGGCAAGGCCGAGATAGAAGCCCGTTCTCCCTGTGGTCGGTCCAATCGTCATATTGAGGTATGTGTCAAGAAGCGCAATTTCGCCTGCCACCGTAGGGGAGGCAAAACTGGTACCTCCCCAGAAGAAATTCCATGCGCCGTCAAAATAGACAGTTTCATTGAAGTTTGCTTCTGCGGAAATGTCAGGCACCATTCTTCTACCGCTGTCCGGGACACCGATTCCATGCTGCCACCAGGGCTGCAGGAACCAGTAGCTCAGGCCCGTACCTCCTGATGCATAATCAGGCTGTCCTGAAGAGGAGGGCGTGTACCAGTATGATTCGGATATGGCATTTCCCGCAGAGGAACCGTTGAGCGGATAGTCAGGAAACCAGACGGGGTAGGAATTAATTTCACTGTAGCCGTAAGGCGCAACGGTCTGGTTGACGACATATTGCGGACTGGCAGGGAACTGAATTCCTGTCATGTTTCCGACGGCAGTGCCGACTCCGCCGACAGCCACAACATAAGGGGAAGATGCCGGAAATGATACAGAGAGAAGTCCGGAAAGCGAATCGTAACCGCCGGAGTCACCGGATGATGACAGTATCGTCGCGCCCATGCTGGTAAGCTCCATGAAATAGTTTTCGAGTGCTCTCGCACTCTGCCAGGAAGGACCGTAGAGGTTCCACCAGATATCTTCTGAACCACCCCAGCTGTTTGTTATCACGTTCGGAACGGGACTGAGGGTGGTGAGCTTCGCATAAGCGCTGACCAGTGATGCAGTGCTCAGGGACGGGCCGTAGACCGCATCTATGTGAGCCTTGGGAGCCATCGTGCTTGAATACTCTATGTCCAGACTGAACTCAAATGCACCGGCGCTCGTGAGAAGCGAGGATCCCGGTGAGGATGCGTTTCCGGTAGCTCCCGCCACAGGATAGGCTGTCAGCCTGCCGGGAATCTGGCTTGAATTACCGAAGACCATCCGGGAATAGTTTGCAATATCGGCCGGATTGTAACCACCTGCCATAACAACTGCAATTGTTGAGCCCTGCCCCATATCACCAGCGGAGTACAGCGCCCGAGCCCCGTACGCCCTGGTCATTGTTGACGGATTGAGAAACTGCCACTGCCCCAGCGGAAAGGAGGAGTTTGTATAAAGATAACCGGGGGAGGAGAAATTCACCGCATCCGACATGGATGCAAAGGAAACGGAGCCGGCAGCAGTCGAGTTTTGGCCGGCGGATGATGAAATGGAGTATGCCAGCGGTGCGCGGACAATATCTGTGTGCACCTTTACAATGCTGGTGATGCCGTTAACCGAGGCTATTGAGCCGGCAATGGGCGCAGGAAGATAGAGAGGGCCGGAATTGGCGTAAACGACTGTGCCGTTGGAAAGTTTGTAAAGGTCCATGTGTGTCCTGAAGGCGGATGAAACGGCTGAGGCAGTGGAAAGAAACGCGAGTGTCGTTGTTGTGCCCGTGGGTACAGGGACTAAACCCATCGACCGGAAATAGAGTTCTGTTTCATTGTATATTTGAGGCGCCGGGCCAAAAGATTTCTCAAACCCGTTAAGCGTCAGATAATGGTGGTACATCGGTGAGCCCGGGGTTTGCTGTTCAGATATGACGGCAGACAGTTCCACGGTGTCCCTTAAATTAAAACTGACGGTGACATACATTGGCATTGAAGAGGGCGCCTGGCCAATCTCATGAGCGTGACCGAGCATTGGCAATTCGGTGCTTCCGGAAGACACGAACGGCCCGTTAATCAGCCGACTCAGTGCCGTCTGCTGGTCCAGCGGTCTGCCGCCGGCAAAAGTTCCCAGAATGTAGGAAAAGGAGGAAGTTACAACCAGAATTGAAGCTGTTATGACAATGAATAACCGGAAAAATTCCATCATCCTCATTTCAATCTTCCATTAATCGCTGCACATATCGCCCGGCAGCATAGAAACACAAATTCAGTATATGCTTATGTCGAACAGACATTGCCTGCCTGAACACCTGCCATTGTTTATCAATATGGCCATTTAGCATGGTGAAGCAGCTATTTAAGTGAATTATCACGGCAGACTGATGTGTGCCCGTCGCCCTGAATACTTGTCGGCGGAGGATGCAGGAGGTCTGCATTTTCCATCAGAAAGATTAATGACGGTCGAAGCGTAAGGCTGATCATAATGTCGTTCATTGAGGTTGATACAGAAAGCTGTACAGAAAATTCCGTTTTGACCGGGAATGCGGAAGGCCAAAGGGGAATGGCTCTCATATCCGGAGGCATAGACTCTCCGGTCGCATCCTGGATCATGCTGAGAAGCGGCAAAACCCTGGATTTTGTGCACTTCCACAGCTACCCTTTTTCATGCTCTGCTTCAATAGAGAAAGCAAAAGATCTCTTTCTTTCCATCGGTAAGAAAGGGCAGTGCCGTCTCTATATGGTTCCATTCCTTCCTCTCCAGGAAGCAGTGCTGAGAAACATTCCCAACAGGCTGAGAATCGTCGTATACAGGAGGGCGATGGCGATGATAGCTGAAAGGATTGCATCCGCGAACGGTTCCTCATTTCTTGTTACAGGTGACAGTCTCGGCCAGGTTTCATCCCAGACACTGCAGAATCTTGCGACTGTAGATCAGGCTGTTTCGATGCCCATAATCAGGCCGCTGATAGGTTTCGACAAGACGGAAATCATTGAAATCGCCAAGAGTATAGGAACATACGATATCTCGATCAGGCCTCATGAGGACTGCTGCACCCTCTTTTCCTCCGGCAACCCCGCTACGAAAACATCCCCTGGCCAGGTTGAGGCTGAAGAGAAGAGAATGGGCATTGAGAAACTGGTTGAAGAGTGCCTGGGAAAAGCGGAACTCGCCGATTTCTGATAAGGCGACAGGCAGACAGCGTCCCTGTGCATCAAAGATATAGTGCTTCTGAGAATCCTCGGGCATGGAAGAGAAGAAAACGGCTGTTGTCACAGGTGCTTCGAGAGGGATAGGGAAGGCGGTAGCACTGGCGCTTGCGGGCGCGGGTTACAACCTTTGCCTCAATGCATTCTCTGACAGGGAGGAACTGGGCAGGGTGGCCGGACAGGCCCATCGTGCATCGACTGAAGTTATGTACAGGACAGGGGATATTTCAGATGAGGAATTTGTAAGATCATTTTTCCGGCAGGTGGACGAAAAGTTCGGAGGGACGGACATACTGGTAAACAATGCGGGAATTTACATCCGGAAATCGGTTCTGGAACTGGATCTGCAGGATTGGAAGAAAACGATAGACGTCAATCTTACAGGCGCGTTTCTCTGCTCGAAAGCATCCATTCCGCATATGATCGAGAGGAGATGGGGAAGGATAATCAACATCTCCTCACAGCTTGCGGTAAAGGGATCGAGGCATGGCGCTCATTATGCCGCTTCAAAAGCGGGACTGCTGGGGCTTACGAAGTCCATGGCGATAGAACTGGGGGAATACGGAATTAACGTTAACGCGATTCTCCCGGGGACCATAAGGACAAGAATACTGGAACATTACAGCGAGAAGGAACTGCAGGACATGGCTTCAGCCGTTCCCCTGAAGCGCATCGGAACACCTGAAGATGTCGCAGGTGCGGTCCTTTTCCTTGCCTCTGCGCAAGCCTCGTACATAAGCGGTGCATCAATCAACGTTTCCGGGGGCCTGCTGATCTGCTGAGGCTAAGTCGAGAAATCCACCCTTTTTGACAGCTCGCGCGGGACGTATGGCGGACGCTTCGGATAGCCCGCAGTTCTCGATTCAGCCTCATTCGCGAGTTCGTCAAAGGTCATATCCCTGTTGGCGTCCGTCTGCCTGTCGTATACCTTCAGCACTTCGGACGAAAGCTCCCTGTCTCCGATAACGATGACATAGCCGGCCCATTCCTGTTTGGCTTCCCTGACCTTCTTGGAAATCGTCAGATCCCTGTCGTCTATTCCCGTCCTGAAGCCCAGCCCGGTCAGTCTCTCAGCTATGTCCCGTGACTTCGGAAGGTGCTTTTCGGAGATGGGCAGGATACGGAACTGCTCAGGCGTGAACCAGAGAGGGAGATAGCCGGGCTTGCCTGATTCCGATGCCCTGCCGATAGCACGGTCGAACATGGCATACATGAAGCGTTCGATTGTTCCCACTATTGCAGTGTGAAGTATAATCGGATAGTTTTTCTTTCCGTCCGCGTCAACATATGTTATATTGAAGCGTCTGGCGTTGCCCGTATCTATCTGCACCGTGCCGATTTCCCTGGCTCTTCCCATCTGGTCAAGGAGGTGATATTCAAGATTTACAGTCCAGTAGAAATTTGCACCTTCAGGATAGACATGAACGAGACAGTCCTTCCCCCTTTCATTTAACAGCGCAAGGATGAACTCCCTGTTGTCCTCGAATGCTTTCATGGAAGACACATTTACAAGCATCTCGTAATCTGTGCCGATCTTTCCAATCTCCGCATATATCCTTTCATGTATCCTCCTGAACCACTCATATGCTTCATCCATGTTTCTGCATAAAACGTGCAGATCCGGCATATTGAGCCTGCGCAGTCTGAAGAGAAGCATGGTCTCACCGGACTGCTCGTACCTGTAGGCATCCGCGATCTCGAATGCGGCAACAGGCATCTGCCTGTAGCTGATATTCCACCCGCTCATCATTGAGAACTGCTGGTGGCATGCTGCGTATCGCAGCACATATTCCCTGTTATCCGATTCAAGGGTATACAGGCGATCGCCGAAAAGCTGTGCGTGCTCCCTGACAGCCGGCTCGGCGAGATTGAACATGTTCGTTCCCCTTACTGAGAAAACGGAAAGGCCCAAATCTGTAACAACCTGCCGCGCATAATCCATGCTGATATCAAACATCAGGGCTGCATTGGGATGATATACCTCATGTCCCACGTCGCTCATTCTTTCCCATTCAATGCCGAATTTCCTGCAAAGTTTCAGGTATTCGGGGGAAGAACTGATGCCCACCTGCTCTTTCATTGCCTCCTTCCGGACCATAGACATAAAACACCTGTTGTCTGATCTGTAATCGGCCGGATCAACCCTGCTGCCATCCCTGAGGAGAACGAAATATCTGTCGCTTCCTTTCTTTGCTGCCACCGCATTCCCGGCAACGACAGTGCGGGATAATTCCGATAGCGGATGACCCTTGCATGCGATGGTAAACGACTTGTACCAGCCGAAGGGAGCCCTTGATGATTCATATTTCGCCTCGACCGCCCGCTCAAAGGAGTCCAGTATTTTCACGGCCTCTTCCGGAGGGGCGAGCGATGAAGAAAGATGAGCATACGGATAAATGAGAATTTTAGATGCATTGACCGAGCGAGCGACATCGAAAACCTCTCCGGCCGCCTTGCCTGCAATATCTTCCCCTTTCCCTACGTCTTCACGTTCAACAGCGGTAAAACAGACAAGAAGATCATGGGCATCATACTTTTTTTTGTCGTCACCGATATCCTCAGCGGCCTTCGTCCTGCTCTTTACCTCGTAGCTCATTCTGTCGGCATGTATGAAAAGCAGTTTCAACTCACTCAACCTGCACACGCTAGGATGAGTGTCATTAAAATTCTTTGTATTTCAGGCGTCTGCTTTTCAGCCCCGCCGGATACGGAAGCACTGGAAACATGATCACATTGCATCTGAGATCGCATGGTATCTGAAATGCACGAGGCTAGCGGGCCGCGTGGAAAGAAATTCAGGCGTATCCCCGTCTCCTGCACGTTCTTCGCTGCATCGACTGAACCGTTGCGCCATACAGGTGAACAGGAATGGATCTGCCTGTCAGAGCTCAGCCCCAATGGAAAGAACGGAGGTTATATCCTTGAACCTGTTTCTCAGTGTCACTTCCGTAACGCCGGAAACTGTTGCAATTTCCTCCTGAGTCCTTTTCCTGCCGCAAAGTATAGCGGAAATGTAAATGGCGGCTGCTGCAATCCCCGTAGGACCCTTTCCTACCGTAGACGAGCCTGCCTCCATGTTCTTGAGCAGTTCAAGCGCCTTCGCTTCCACATCCGTTCCAAGGCTGAGTTCGCTGCAGAACCTCGATATATAGTCCTGTGGTGTCGTGGGCAGCAGTGACAGTTTCAGTTCCCTGACGAGTGTCCTGTAATTTCTGCCTATTTCCTTCCTGCCTACGCGGCTGGCACGCGCCACTTCCTCGATGGCCCTCGGAAAATTCAGCTGCCTTGCCGCCGCATATATGGAGGCTGCGACAACGCCTTCAATACTTCTGCCGCGTATAAGATCCCTGGAGGCTGCCTTCCTGTATATTACGGCTGACTCCTCCCTTACGTTCTTTGGCAGCCCCATATTCGAACTTATCCGTTCTATAGAGCCAAGTGCCACCATGAGATTCCTTTCGACCGCATTGGCTGCCCTAAGTCTCTTCTGCCACTTCCTCATCCTGTACAGCTGAGGCTTGTTTCTTGCAGGCACGCTTTTTCCGTATATATCGACGTTCTTCCAGGATATCTCGGTCGACAGTCCCTTGTCATGGACTGTATAGGTGATGGGCGCACCTGTTCGCGCCCTCTTTTCATTCTGCTCTGCATCGAAACCGCGCCATTCCTGGCCCGGATCAATCAGATTCTCGCTGATTACGAGTCCGCAGTCCGCACATACAAGCTCACCCCTTTCATAATCCTCTTCCAGATGCGAACTGTTACACTCGGGACAAAGTTCTATCTCGTCAACCTCTATCTTTTGTTTTGCTTTGTTAACCGCGGTCATTGTATCACATTCCTTCAGGCAGTGTACGGTGGGAATGCTAACCGCTTTGTGGAATTTTCGCTCACTGGAATACAGGCCTCCTGGCCAATCCCGTGAAACCTCCGATCCTTTTTACGACCACCATATTCTGTCTTTTTCTGATGTTTGTAGGTTTTGAAACTATATAATATTTTTGTGATTTAAGAATACTAAAAGTTTAAAAATATAATTAATAGCACGCGACAACAATTTGTGTCATACTCGCTTTAGTAATGGTGGCAGTCGAAAAAACCGTGCGAAAAACCGTGCATCACAGGTCCTGTAGACAGTACTGGCGATAATGTTAACTCTAAATCGCCCGTTCACGCAGTCGGTGAAAGCATGCGGGTCTTCATAGCGGTGGATGTTGAAGACAGGAGCTCATTCGGACTCCTTCTCAACAATCCGTTTTTCGGTTCCAGATGTGTCAGGAGGGTTCGGCCGGCAAACCTGCATTACACGCTCGCATTCATCGGTGAAATTGAGGACTCCGTAATACAGTCAATTTCAGACATGCTTGACAGTATCTGCAGATCACACGGTTCATTCGATGTCACTTATTCCGGCCTGGGCATATTCGGCACGACGGAAAGACCCAGGGTTCTGTGGTCCGGCGTTGCGGATATGGGGGAAAATGCGGCAATAGGCAGCGAAATAGCATCCTCACTTGCCCGGATGGAAGTTGGATTTGACAGCCGGGACCTGAAACCACATGTCACTCTTGCAAGGTTCTCATGCGTCCCCGACAGGGAAGCGCTGCAATTGCTTCTTTCGGAGTACGGAGGGAAGGAATTTGTTAGAGAACGGGTGAGAAAGATATCGATTAAAAGGAGCGTGCCCGGGAAGTACGGAGCGGAGTACGAAACACTGCATGAGTCGTTTCTTGGATTATGAATATTGGCGGCAGTTAGAGATTCTTCGCAAACTGATCCCATTCCACCGTGTTCTTTATTCCCTTCTTCTGAAGCATTTTGCTCAATCTTTCGGTAACCCGGACAATTTCGGTGCTGGAGGAGTTTCCGGAAATATACATTTCCTTTCTGCCTATGGGAAACAGCAGACGCATCCTTCCCTTTCTGTTGTAACCTTCGGGTTTCCTGTTCGCCCGCAAATCCGTCATGTTTATTTCGATGAACATGGAGAGTATTTCCTTCTCCTCCGGCATCTGATCACTCTCCTGAAGGAAAACAGTCATAAGTTCAGGAAAGATGTCCTTCAGCTGCCTGTATCTGAAGCCTGAACTGAATATTATGTGCCCTGTTTCTGCTTTCACGGTCACTCCTATCGAAGATCTGGATATAATCCCTTCGTAATCCGCTGCAACCTGCGGCAGCGGTAAAATTCAAACACGGTAACTGCCGGGCGCGATTTCGGCACCCAAATTCCTCCCGAACTCTGGTGCAGAAAATGAAGGTTTTTCCGGCAGATAAAATGCACATATGTGTACAATGACTCATCCTCATGTGCAATCGACAGTTTAAAATACCCGTCAGCGAAATGCTTCGGTGCCTATAAAGACAAATTCAAACTGGAACAGAGGGCGGGATTTGTCAATGCAGGGAAAGTGTTTCCGTCAGTTCATCGATATGATTGAACTGCCGGATTGAACAAGCCGTTTGCGGTTGGAAATGAAAAGCAGCATGGAAGTGTAAGCCTGATGACCATAAATCGGACCGATTGCATGCGAAAAATACCCCTGCCTGACACGGACGCCGGGTGGCGGTTCCGATGAAGATC from the Candidatus Sysuiplasma jiujiangense genome contains:
- a CDS encoding S8 family serine peptidase produces the protein MRMMEFFRLFIVITASILVVTSSFSYILGTFAGGRPLDQQTALSRLINGPFVSSGSTELPMLGHAHEIGQAPSSMPMYVTVSFNLRDTVELSAVISEQQTPGSPMYHHYLTLNGFEKSFGPAPQIYNETELYFRSMGLVPVPTGTTTTLAFLSTASAVSSAFRTHMDLYKLSNGTVVYANSGPLYLPAPIAGSIASVNGITSIVKVHTDIVRAPLAYSISSSAGQNSTAAGSVSFASMSDAVNFSSPGYLYTNSSFPLGQWQFLNPSTMTRAYGARALYSAGDMGQGSTIAVVMAGGYNPADIANYSRMVFGNSSQIPGRLTAYPVAGATGNASSPGSSLLTSAGAFEFSLDIEYSSTMAPKAHIDAVYGPSLSTASLVSAYAKLTTLSPVPNVITNSWGGSEDIWWNLYGPSWQSARALENYFMELTSMGATILSSSGDSGGYDSLSGLLSVSFPASSPYVVAVGGVGTAVGNMTGIQFPASPQYVVNQTVAPYGYSEINSYPVWFPDYPLNGSSAGNAISESYWYTPSSSGQPDYASGGTGLSYWFLQPWWQHGIGVPDSGRRMVPDISAEANFNETVYFDGAWNFFWGGTSFASPTVAGEIALLDTYLNMTIGPTTGRTGFYLGLAQPLLYRIGNDPYLPYAPYTQIGPAGNLWDQYAISKNFGWPGGQNWTSDFQGAGKNWNPLDGWGVPEASNLAFDAELLLNSKSTSDRLAAELNGQPLTVLQGGRNYNLTLINTTTGSTVAGATVNLTFTGSGGITESSLVTTGVRGNFSFNATSKHGYLSLYSNATGIGSGFQFLWISRPNLTSGQLTVSVVGESSVMGGFDFFNGFMDSASPALGSLMPNTVAVRVMYRAGPSSPDLPVYNALVTASSPYDPVSSPPFYANANYTSYGALNYTQKRSLSFTNISGIAYVETWNVLSNENYTVSASYLGLSNSTVLTVTPHFDIQTLNAFSSMYSTLYGGLKGYVGSGANSTMMAPSVASPGVSYPLFVRVTYWNGTAAAFVHVDIAVPNLVSPPFSPVSIAGTQTTTDAFGIAELTVNYQISSLAQPYGILLIQAFNSSYSSEYVTTAAGSIPFLTNDSNAALLLVQGVTGAVLTGIRLSSGAVLSTSYIGTKNALGALYVSTPVVSPFMRYNNITNLSYRIDNRSQVSVPLPATGQESFYWSFPLDGLPAGEHNLTVDFNDSFGFSYSVYGVFYVIGNGTDPAPGVSFVSPSSGSYVSGQTTIDFSVTQSHYLLSELLAVNQFTYDVMGLRAFTFNASSFGYGPLSITLTAVNYNGASSQRSITLYAAPHPVPSAHITSPSEGERFNSTGSVTVGLSFSGEYLSGETLQITGPSGKLLFNVTGKYSLTVGKLSSGTYHLLYTVKSSDGSNATSSVAFVIVSTPSQTAASNLTAVSPLAGVIAALTFIAGVLIGLFFEKSRRGRHPPRP
- the thpR gene encoding RNA 2',3'-cyclic phosphodiesterase, with amino-acid sequence MRVFIAVDVEDRSSFGLLLNNPFFGSRCVRRVRPANLHYTLAFIGEIEDSVIQSISDMLDSICRSHGSFDVTYSGLGIFGTTERPRVLWSGVADMGENAAIGSEIASSLARMEVGFDSRDLKPHVTLARFSCVPDREALQLLLSEYGGKEFVRERVRKISIKRSVPGKYGAEYETLHESFLGL
- a CDS encoding SDR family oxidoreductase; the encoded protein is MEEKKTAVVTGASRGIGKAVALALAGAGYNLCLNAFSDREELGRVAGQAHRASTEVMYRTGDISDEEFVRSFFRQVDEKFGGTDILVNNAGIYIRKSVLELDLQDWKKTIDVNLTGAFLCSKASIPHMIERRWGRIINISSQLAVKGSRHGAHYAASKAGLLGLTKSMAIELGEYGINVNAILPGTIRTRILEHYSEKELQDMASAVPLKRIGTPEDVAGAVLFLASAQASYISGASINVSGGLLIC
- a CDS encoding transcription initiation factor IIB, encoding MTAVNKAKQKIEVDEIELCPECNSSHLEEDYERGELVCADCGLVISENLIDPGQEWRGFDAEQNEKRARTGAPITYTVHDKGLSTEISWKNVDIYGKSVPARNKPQLYRMRKWQKRLRAANAVERNLMVALGSIERISSNMGLPKNVREESAVIYRKAASRDLIRGRSIEGVVAASIYAAARQLNFPRAIEEVARASRVGRKEIGRNYRTLVRELKLSLLPTTPQDYISRFCSELSLGTDVEAKALELLKNMEAGSSTVGKGPTGIAAAAIYISAILCGRKRTQEEIATVSGVTEVTLRNRFKDITSVLSIGAEL